CATGGCGCCAAAGGCCATCAGAACGCCGACGGGAAGCATCAGGATCGCGACCAGTGCGCTGCGGACATGCAGCAGGAACACGATGCAGACGAGGGCAACCACGATGCTCTCCTCCACCAGCGTATGCCTCAGCGTATCGATCGCGGCGTAGATCAGGTTCGAGCGGTCGTAGACCGGAACGAACTCGACCGATTTCGGCAGGCTGGTTGCGATCTCCCTGAACCGCTTCTTGACGTTCTCGATCACGTCCAGCGCGTTCATGCCGAAACGCTGAAGCACGATGCCGCTCGCGACCTCGCCCTCGCCGTTGAGTTCGGCAATGCCGCGCCGCTCGTCCGGGCCGAGCTCGACGCGGGCGACGTCGCGCAACTTGACCGGCGTGCCGTTGTCGGTCTTCAGCACGATGTTGCCGATGTCCTCGATGCTCCTGAGATAGCCCTTGCCGCGGATGACATATTCGAACTCGGACAGCTCGACGGTGCGGCCGCCGACATCGGCATTGCTGGCGCGGATGGCCTCGCGCATCTTCTGCATGGTGATGCCGAGGTCACGCATGCGCTGCGGATCGAGGATGACATTGTACTGCTTGACGAAGCCGCCGACGCTCGCGACCTCGGCGACGCCTTCAGCCTTGGCCAGCGCGAATTTCAGGTTCCAGTCCTGTATCGCCCTGGTCTCCGCGAGGTTCAGCGCTTTCGACATCACGGCGTATTGGTAAACCCAGCCGACGCCGGTGGCGTCGGGGCCGATCGTCGGCGTTACGCCGGCCGGTAGTCGTGATGCCGCGCCGTTGAGGAATTCGAGCACGCGCGAGCGCGCCCAATAGATGTCGGTGCCGTCCTCGAAGATGACGTAGACGAAGGAGACGCCGAAGAACGAGAACCCGCGCACCACCTTCGATTTCGGCATCGTCAGCATCGCCGTGGTGAGGGGATAGGTGACCTGGTCCTCGATCACCTGCGGCGCCTGTCCCTGATATTCGGTGTAGACGATGACCTGGGTGTCGGAGAGATCGGGGATGGCGTCGAGCGGCAGGTGGACGAGAGCATAGAGACCTGCGGTGGCGGCAAAGCCGGCGCCGAACAGCACCAGGAGCAGGTTGCGCGCCGACCATGCGATGATGCGCGCGATCATGGTTTTGCTCCCGATGCCTTGTCGCCGTCTTGCGCTGTGCCGGCCTCGACGAAGCCTTTCAGCGCCGCCTTCAGATTGCTCTCGGCGTCGATCAGGAAGTTGGCGGAGGTGACGACGGCGTCGCCCTCGGCAAGGCCGTCGCGGATTTCGACATAGCCGTCACCGCGCCGCCCGGGCTTGACTTCGCGCGGCTCGAAACGGCCCTGGCCTTTGTCGACCAGCACGGCCTGCCGGCTGCCGCTGTCCAGCAGCGCGCTCTCGGCGACGCTGAGGACCGGCACGGGGGTGCCCGTGTCGATCTCGGCATCGACATACATGTCGGGAAGCAGGGCGAGGTCGGCGTTCGCCAGCTCAATTCGTATTCGCGCCGTGCGGGTCTCCTTGTTCACCTGCGGATAGATCACGCCGATCAGGCCCGTGAAGTCCCGGCCGGGATAGCTGCGGGCCCGCACCGTCACGGGCTGGCCGACAGCGACATTGCCGAGGTCGCGCTCGGCCACGTCGACCGTCGCCCAGACCCGCGAGATGTCGGCGATGCGAAACAGAACGTCGCCGGGCTGGGCGCGCATGCCCTCGATGGCGTTGCGCTGGAGTACGACGCCGTCGCGCGGCGACGACCACGGGATGGTGATCGGCACCGAATGGTTCTTTTCCATCTCCGCGATGACGGGTTCGGGGACGTCGAGATTGACCAGGCGCTGCCGGGAGCCGCGACCATAGGGCTCGATCCCTGCGGTGGTCTTCGAGGTGATCGTTGCGAGATATTCCGCCGCCGCGGACGAGACCGCGGAGCTGTAGATCTCCAGCAGCGGCTGTCCCTTGGTGACGCGGCTGCCGGTGGTGACGTCGGCGACTTTCTGCACAAAACTCTCGGCGCGCATCGCGACCACGGAGACCCGGCGTTCATCGAGCTGGATCGTGCCGGGCGCGCGCACCAGCGTTCTGATCCGTCGCAGTTCGACTGGCTCGGATTTGACGCCGCTGCGCTGGATCTTACCGGGCGAGAGTTTCACCGAACCGTCGTCGCTGTCCTCGCCTTCGTAGACGGGAATGTAAGCCATCCCCATCGAATCCTTCTTCGGCACCGGCGACGTATCCGCCAGGCCCATCGGGTTGCGGTAGAACTTGATCTTGCGGTCGACCTTGGCGTCGGCCGTGCTGACATCAGGCGCTTCATCGGGCCCGTCGAAGCTGATGTCCTCGCTCGCCCGCACGGCGCGATAGTCGCGGCCGTCGGCGGTCTTCCTGGGGGTGAGCGAGTAGAACGGCTTGCCGTCCGGATCCCGGAAATAGATCGGTGCGCCCGCGTCCGCCGCATGCGCGGCAGAGGTCAGCGAGCCCTGATCTGGCGGAGGCTGCGTCGCGCGGCCGGCAACCAGGGCGACACCTGCTGCCGCGGCGATCGCGACGGCAGTGCCTGTCACGGCGAGGCGGGTCACTTCTCGGCCGTGACGACGAGCTTGTTTTCGACCGTGCCGGCTTCGCCCTGCACCTTGGCCCCGAGCGAGAGTTGCCAGCGTCCGGCCATGCTGAAATTGGCCTTGAAGCGGTAGGTCCCGGGGTCGGTGCCCGGCATCGCCGTCACCTTGGTGGTCATCTCCTGCATGCCGTCGGGGGCCATGTCGAGCCGGCTGGCGAAGATCACCGCGTCGGATATCGCCTTGCCGCTGCTCTTGTCGAACAGCCGCACGGTCACGATGCGATCCGCACCGGCCTTAACCGTCGGCTGAATGAGCTGGAATTCGTAGTTCTTGATTTCAGCATGGGCGGCACCCGTGAGCGCAGTACCGATCAGCGCGGCCATGGCGGCGCGCGCGAGCTTGGTAGTCGTCATGATCTAAAGTTCCTCGATAGGTCTGATGGAGCCGCAGGCGCTGCACCAGATGCAGCGAGCGGCAGGCAATGGCGCGCACGCCGATGTCGGCGCGCACGATCATGAGGCGCGTTCAGCGCCGATCAGGCCCGGGTTCGAGGAGGATGGTCGGGAGGTTTGGCCCCGAGGCCGTCGCGCAGGCGGTCATTGCCCGGCGCCAGCGTGCTCGTCTGCGGCAGCCGTTCGATCATCGAACTCGCTCCGGATGGAGCGGAGAGCGACAGGCTCAGCATGCACAGCGCGACGAACGGGCAGGAGTCGCAGGTCTTGCTCTTGGTCTGGTCCGGACAGCAGGGCATGTCCTCAGCCATGTCCTGCGTGTCGCCCGCCATTGCGACCATGCTGCTTCCTGCACCCGACACCGCCATGGCAGATGCCGGGCCCGCCAGCGGCGCGAGCAGGAGCCCGACCGCGACGAGCAGCATCACCACAGCGTTGGCGAACCGTTTCAGCAGCATACCCCATTGTCGCACGGCGTAGCGGAACCTGCAAACAGACCCACATCACGACTTGGCCATTGGTTTGCGCGCCCTGTGCCAAAGGGAGAGCGCCGGCGGCTCGACCAGAAGCGCACCGCTACTGCGGCCGTTCGGTTGCCGGCTGGGAGATCGCGCAGAGGTCTGCCGGCTCGACCGTGACGGCGGCCCGACGGCCCGCTTCCATCGCGCGTTCGAGCCATTTGATGGCTTCGTCGATCCATTCGTCGTGGTGCTCGGGATCGGCGATCGCCCTTTCCCGGAATGCATCTGCCTGATGCAGGC
This genomic stretch from Bradyrhizobium sp. CCGB12 harbors:
- a CDS encoding efflux RND transporter periplasmic adaptor subunit, encoding MTRLAVTGTAVAIAAAAGVALVAGRATQPPPDQGSLTSAAHAADAGAPIYFRDPDGKPFYSLTPRKTADGRDYRAVRASEDISFDGPDEAPDVSTADAKVDRKIKFYRNPMGLADTSPVPKKDSMGMAYIPVYEGEDSDDGSVKLSPGKIQRSGVKSEPVELRRIRTLVRAPGTIQLDERRVSVVAMRAESFVQKVADVTTGSRVTKGQPLLEIYSSAVSSAAAEYLATITSKTTAGIEPYGRGSRQRLVNLDVPEPVIAEMEKNHSVPITIPWSSPRDGVVLQRNAIEGMRAQPGDVLFRIADISRVWATVDVAERDLGNVAVGQPVTVRARSYPGRDFTGLIGVIYPQVNKETRTARIRIELANADLALLPDMYVDAEIDTGTPVPVLSVAESALLDSGSRQAVLVDKGQGRFEPREVKPGRRGDGYVEIRDGLAEGDAVVTSANFLIDAESNLKAALKGFVEAGTAQDGDKASGAKP
- a CDS encoding FixH family protein, whose amino-acid sequence is MTTTKLARAAMAALIGTALTGAAHAEIKNYEFQLIQPTVKAGADRIVTVRLFDKSSGKAISDAVIFASRLDMAPDGMQEMTTKVTAMPGTDPGTYRFKANFSMAGRWQLSLGAKVQGEAGTVENKLVVTAEK